The following proteins are co-located in the Paenibacillus sp. FSL H8-0079 genome:
- a CDS encoding glycoside hydrolase family 2 TIM barrel-domain containing protein, translated as MRKISICDGWSFVENITDEFFNFTCEGTAVRLPHTCKEVPVHYMEESACQMICGYRRHLMVPDSLKGQRLFLQFDGAAHVAEVFVNGEQLTTHNGGYTAFRVEVTDKLVYGAENRIVVRLNTREDANVPPFGHVIDYMTYGGLYREAWLLVANESYVEDVFVRTPEKNQALIDVTISHPDSTHVVELSLLDQQQTIVAHTTLNVTGSELKECKINVPDSNVWSPETPYLYSLIATLKKHNGEIIDEYNVFFGFRQIDFRYDGFYLNGEKYKIRGLNRHQSYPYVGYAMPASMQVEDARILKEELHVNAVRTSHYPQSKYFLDACDRLGLLVFTETPGWQHIKDDEEWKQIVCENVEEMILQYRNHPSIILWGVRLNESQDDDVLYTKTNEIARRLDHSRQTSGVRFLWRSNLLEDVYGFNDFSHTGKNGALLPRWLISPSKNKAYLISEFNGHMFPTKATDEPSRRLSHAMRYANVLNEVYKREDIAGSFGWCMFDYQTHGDFGSGDRICYHGVMDMFRNPKLAARVYASFSEDAPVLEVGSDMHIGDYPGGAVGENYIFTNADQVRLYKNEIMIREFEPVNQKYRYLPHPPIEFYDTVGNVIEEGEKYSRKKADAIKESLLAIQRFGTALPVKYIFKAVWVMCRHLVSPITFYRLFFKYIENWGASAPVYRFEAVKKGKVVAEVVKSSNASIHVETTVSAAELVEADTYDMASVRIRVVDANNNNATYSHLPLFLKAEGAIEIVGPDCVVAEGGMCGTYIKTHGTAGEGILTITSNQTEPIQLSFNVKLEGSDRYASNQVALEQL; from the coding sequence ATGAGAAAAATTAGTATCTGTGATGGATGGAGTTTTGTAGAGAATATTACTGATGAATTTTTCAACTTTACATGTGAGGGGACAGCCGTAAGGCTGCCCCATACTTGTAAAGAAGTCCCTGTACACTACATGGAAGAGAGCGCTTGTCAGATGATCTGTGGTTATAGACGTCATCTGATGGTTCCGGATTCACTGAAAGGTCAGCGTTTGTTTCTTCAGTTTGATGGGGCCGCTCACGTAGCAGAAGTATTTGTCAATGGCGAGCAGCTAACAACTCACAATGGCGGATACACTGCTTTTCGAGTAGAAGTAACGGATAAACTGGTGTACGGAGCCGAGAACAGAATTGTCGTTCGTCTGAATACACGAGAAGATGCAAATGTACCGCCATTTGGTCATGTCATTGATTACATGACTTACGGTGGACTCTATCGTGAAGCATGGTTGTTAGTTGCTAATGAAAGCTATGTAGAAGATGTTTTTGTTCGAACACCGGAGAAAAACCAAGCACTGATCGACGTTACCATTAGTCATCCTGATTCAACACACGTTGTGGAATTAAGCTTGTTAGATCAACAGCAAACGATAGTTGCCCATACAACCCTGAATGTAACAGGGTCAGAACTTAAAGAATGCAAAATTAATGTTCCTGATAGCAACGTGTGGAGCCCGGAGACTCCTTATCTTTACTCGTTGATAGCAACACTTAAAAAGCATAATGGAGAAATAATCGACGAATATAATGTATTTTTCGGATTCCGCCAAATTGATTTTCGCTATGATGGATTTTATTTGAATGGTGAAAAATATAAGATTCGCGGGCTGAATCGCCACCAGAGTTATCCGTATGTAGGTTATGCCATGCCTGCGTCAATGCAGGTGGAGGATGCACGAATATTAAAGGAAGAACTACATGTTAATGCAGTTCGCACCTCGCACTACCCTCAGTCCAAGTATTTTCTAGATGCATGTGATCGTTTAGGCTTGCTCGTGTTTACCGAAACACCAGGTTGGCAACATATCAAAGACGATGAAGAATGGAAACAAATCGTTTGTGAAAATGTGGAAGAAATGATTTTGCAGTATCGTAATCACCCGTCCATTATTCTGTGGGGGGTTCGATTGAATGAGTCGCAAGATGATGACGTTCTATATACAAAGACCAATGAAATCGCTCGCCGTTTGGATCACAGCAGACAGACCAGTGGAGTTCGCTTCCTGTGGAGAAGTAATCTATTAGAAGATGTCTATGGGTTTAATGATTTTTCTCATACTGGAAAGAACGGTGCACTATTACCAAGGTGGTTGATTTCACCAAGTAAAAACAAAGCGTATTTGATCTCCGAATTTAATGGTCATATGTTTCCAACAAAAGCAACAGATGAGCCTTCTCGCCGTCTTTCTCATGCTATGCGTTACGCCAATGTCTTGAATGAAGTATATAAAAGAGAAGACATTGCAGGCTCTTTCGGCTGGTGTATGTTTGATTATCAAACCCATGGTGATTTTGGATCTGGGGATCGCATTTGTTATCACGGCGTGATGGACATGTTTCGTAACCCGAAGCTTGCTGCCAGAGTCTACGCCAGTTTCTCAGAAGATGCTCCTGTTCTGGAAGTGGGTTCAGATATGCATATCGGAGATTACCCTGGTGGCGCTGTTGGTGAAAACTACATCTTCACGAATGCGGACCAAGTCCGGCTGTATAAGAATGAGATCATGATCCGGGAGTTTGAACCGGTTAACCAAAAGTATCGTTATTTACCACATCCACCGATCGAATTCTATGACACCGTAGGAAACGTAATTGAAGAAGGAGAGAAGTATTCCCGTAAGAAAGCAGATGCCATCAAAGAGAGCCTATTAGCTATCCAGCGCTTTGGAACTGCATTACCTGTAAAATATATTTTTAAAGCAGTGTGGGTCATGTGTCGTCACCTTGTATCGCCGATCACCTTCTATCGTTTGTTTTTCAAGTACATCGAGAATTGGGGAGCTTCAGCGCCTGTCTATCGTTTTGAAGCTGTGAAAAAAGGAAAGGTTGTCGCAGAGGTTGTGAAATCATCTAACGCGAGTATTCATGTGGAAACCACCGTTAGTGCTGCGGAATTAGTCGAAGCTGACACGTATGATATGGCGTCAGTTCGTATTCGAGTAGTAGATGCCAATAACAATAATGCAACCTACTCTCATTTACCTTTATTTCTAAAAGCGGAAGGTGCGATAGAAATCGTAGGACCAGACTGTGTCGTCGCAGAGGGTGGTATGTGTGGTACGTATATCAAGACACACGGAACAGCTGGCGAAGGAATATTGACCATCACCTCCAATCAGACTGAACCTATCCAATTAAGCTTTAACGTGAAATTAGAAGGAAGTGATCGGTATGCAAGCAATCAGGTTGCGCTGGAACAATTATAG
- a CDS encoding glycoside hydrolase family 3 C-terminal domain-containing protein, whose product MKSKKKLWRGLTALSAFLLAFSLFMTELLMSWSGQVNVFLKITPPVIQADESSMYYKSKYELSDQGLAEMLVDSDKHDVQTMEEGTVLLKNNQSSLPLRAEERSVTLFGRATADPVFSGNSGGPGMDEKRQVNLYNALKEAGFTINDKLLDAYKNSDVARAKASPDWFIGEVDKNFYTSDLQATYQDNFNDVAIVMLSRDGGEGKDLATTDRDGMSYLALHNTEKDLLKMIKDSGKFSKIVVLINSAYAMELGWLEEQEYGVDAALWIGNPGLKGFTGVANVLVGAADPSGRLVDTFAADSLSAPAVRNAGDFQYSNDNGHYIIQAEGIYQGYKYYETRYHDAVLGLNNADSSAGAFVNQERWSYADEMVYPFGYGTSYANFTQQLTSVEWDRNAKTVTAQVKVTNEGYPQESAYTGKSKSVVQVYAQLPYEEGQAEKSAIQLVGFGKTSELAVGESEDVTVTIDDYLFATYDENAENGADPSKKGSYVFDPGDYYFAIGNDSHDALNNVMANKQGAAVAGKLLLADGSVVDGDANKAVSVPLETLDNVTYAKSQQTDEVVSNQYEDIDYNYFAENAVTYLTRNDWDTYPKAYTDVEATDKLKEVLYNEKYQKPSDAPAYDSFAQGVDAGLKLVDMKDVPFDDDEKWNTFLSQLTVAELSATIGENFGQPAVKSINKPANKNTDGPSGAQSNYLFNNGQPSTAHVSQIVAASTWNQQLIAERGDFIAEDALFSGTTQLWSPGANLHRTPFSGRNFEYYSEDSILSYIMGAVQTEAMQAKGLTAAIKHFVANDQETNRSELATFATEQSYRQGPLKAFEGAFTKGEALGTMMSFSRIGARLAYADHATLTQVLRNEWGFKGVTITDSVKGNPNIPTVESLVAGTDTFNADTARASEIHKYLASNKDGYVLQELRRANKGFYYSLANSTLINGLSAETEVEDFVPWWQTFLKVTNYALGALTLLSLILFIRTGYARRIKGV is encoded by the coding sequence TTGAAAAGCAAAAAAAAATTATGGCGCGGATTGACCGCGCTTTCAGCATTCCTTTTAGCCTTTAGTTTATTCATGACGGAGTTGCTAATGAGTTGGAGTGGTCAAGTGAATGTTTTTCTTAAAATCACTCCGCCTGTGATCCAAGCTGATGAGAGCTCCATGTATTATAAAAGCAAATATGAGTTATCTGATCAGGGTCTAGCAGAGATGTTAGTTGATTCAGATAAACATGACGTGCAAACGATGGAAGAAGGAACGGTTCTCTTAAAAAATAACCAATCCTCTCTGCCGTTACGTGCTGAAGAACGTAGTGTTACCTTGTTTGGTCGGGCGACGGCAGATCCGGTATTTAGCGGGAACTCTGGTGGACCCGGTATGGATGAGAAACGTCAGGTTAATTTATACAACGCTTTGAAGGAAGCTGGATTCACCATTAATGACAAGTTGTTGGATGCTTACAAGAACAGTGATGTGGCTAGAGCAAAAGCATCTCCGGATTGGTTCATTGGTGAAGTCGACAAAAACTTCTATACCAGTGACTTGCAAGCAACATACCAAGATAATTTCAATGATGTGGCTATTGTCATGTTGTCCCGTGATGGTGGGGAAGGTAAAGACTTAGCGACAACCGACAGAGACGGTATGTCTTACTTGGCACTTCATAACACAGAAAAAGATCTATTGAAAATGATCAAAGATAGCGGAAAATTTTCGAAGATTGTTGTTCTCATCAATAGTGCATATGCGATGGAACTAGGTTGGCTTGAAGAACAGGAATACGGAGTCGACGCTGCCCTGTGGATCGGAAATCCGGGTCTTAAAGGTTTTACAGGTGTAGCTAATGTATTAGTAGGTGCGGCTGATCCTTCAGGTAGACTCGTGGATACCTTTGCAGCAGATTCCTTGTCTGCACCAGCGGTAAGAAATGCAGGCGATTTTCAATATTCAAATGATAATGGTCATTATATCATCCAGGCAGAGGGAATCTATCAAGGATACAAGTACTACGAAACAAGATATCACGATGCTGTCTTGGGTCTGAATAATGCGGACAGCAGCGCAGGTGCTTTTGTTAATCAAGAACGCTGGAGCTATGCTGACGAAATGGTATATCCATTTGGTTATGGAACGAGCTATGCTAATTTCACTCAGCAGTTAACTTCGGTTGAATGGGACAGAAATGCCAAAACAGTAACGGCTCAGGTTAAGGTGACGAATGAGGGCTATCCTCAGGAATCAGCATATACAGGAAAGTCCAAATCAGTCGTACAGGTCTATGCTCAACTTCCATATGAAGAAGGGCAAGCAGAGAAGTCGGCAATTCAGTTAGTTGGATTCGGGAAAACGAGTGAACTGGCTGTAGGTGAATCTGAAGATGTCACTGTTACCATTGATGACTATTTATTTGCAACCTATGACGAGAACGCTGAAAATGGGGCTGATCCCAGCAAGAAGGGGAGCTATGTCTTTGATCCAGGGGACTACTATTTTGCAATTGGTAATGATAGTCATGACGCTCTCAATAATGTGATGGCGAATAAGCAAGGTGCAGCAGTAGCAGGCAAGCTGTTATTGGCTGATGGTTCAGTGGTAGATGGAGATGCAAATAAAGCAGTCTCTGTACCGTTAGAAACTTTGGACAACGTGACCTACGCAAAATCTCAACAAACAGATGAAGTGGTTTCCAATCAATATGAAGATATTGATTATAATTACTTCGCTGAAAATGCAGTTACGTATTTAACACGTAATGACTGGGACACGTACCCTAAAGCATACACCGATGTTGAGGCTACCGATAAATTAAAAGAAGTATTGTATAACGAAAAATATCAAAAGCCTAGTGATGCCCCAGCATATGATAGCTTTGCCCAAGGTGTAGATGCAGGGCTGAAACTGGTTGATATGAAGGACGTTCCGTTTGATGACGATGAGAAATGGAATACGTTTTTGAGTCAATTAACGGTTGCTGAGCTGAGTGCGACGATCGGGGAGAATTTTGGACAACCAGCTGTGAAGTCCATTAATAAACCTGCCAACAAAAATACAGATGGACCTTCAGGCGCCCAATCCAATTATTTATTTAATAATGGTCAACCGTCTACGGCACATGTTAGTCAAATTGTAGCAGCATCAACATGGAACCAACAGCTCATAGCAGAACGTGGTGATTTTATCGCAGAGGATGCCTTGTTCAGTGGAACGACACAGCTGTGGTCACCAGGAGCCAATCTACACCGGACTCCGTTTAGTGGACGTAACTTTGAATATTATTCTGAAGATAGCATTCTGAGCTATATCATGGGTGCAGTTCAGACAGAAGCAATGCAAGCGAAGGGGTTAACCGCTGCCATTAAACACTTTGTTGCCAATGATCAAGAGACGAATAGAAGCGAGTTAGCTACATTTGCAACTGAACAATCCTATCGTCAAGGTCCTTTGAAAGCATTTGAGGGTGCCTTCACCAAAGGAGAAGCGCTTGGTACGATGATGTCATTTTCGCGAATTGGTGCACGATTGGCCTATGCAGATCATGCAACACTGACACAAGTGCTTAGAAATGAATGGGGCTTCAAAGGGGTTACGATTACAGATTCAGTTAAGGGTAACCCGAATATCCCAACTGTGGAATCACTTGTTGCTGGAACAGATACGTTTAATGCGGATACTGCCCGTGCCAGTGAAATTCACAAATACCTTGCAAGTAACAAGGATGGTTACGTATTGCAGGAGTTAAGAAGAGCGAATAAAGGCTTCTATTATTCCTTAGCTAATTCTACTTTGATTAATGGTCTATCCGCCGAAACCGAAGTAGAAGATTTTGTACCATGGTGGCAAACATTTTTGAAAGTTACAAATTATGCACTTGGTGCATTAACGCTGTTGAGTTTAATCCTGTTCATTAGAACTGGCTATGCAAGAAGGATAAAGGGGGTTTAA
- a CDS encoding LytTR family DNA-binding domain-containing protein — translation MMIIKIAIVEDDINQARLLESHLTNYSAEKGLSFNIVHFSQAVALLENYESNFDIIFMDIQLPYMNGMDAARSIRLLDKKVILIFITNLTQYAIQGYEVEALDYMLKPVEYFDFALKMSRAMQRLNDNPKDEILIPSDKGMLKVSPKSIRYVETEGHHVIYHSVENSFRQYATISSIEKKMHGYDFFRCNNCYLVNLAYVQRVHGYTVTLDGGVELRISQPRKKAFVNKLMEYVREKDE, via the coding sequence ATGATGATTATCAAAATCGCTATTGTAGAGGATGATATCAATCAAGCGCGTTTGTTAGAAAGTCATCTGACGAACTATAGTGCTGAAAAAGGACTTTCCTTCAATATTGTGCATTTCTCTCAAGCTGTTGCACTATTAGAGAATTACGAGTCCAATTTTGATATCATCTTTATGGATATTCAATTACCGTATATGAACGGAATGGATGCTGCGCGTAGTATCAGATTACTTGATAAAAAAGTAATTCTTATCTTCATCACCAATCTTACCCAATATGCTATTCAAGGATATGAAGTGGAAGCGCTTGATTATATGTTAAAGCCGGTGGAGTACTTTGATTTTGCCTTGAAAATGTCACGGGCCATGCAAAGGCTTAACGATAATCCCAAAGATGAAATACTTATCCCTTCGGACAAAGGAATGCTCAAAGTTTCTCCCAAAAGCATCCGCTATGTTGAAACGGAAGGGCATCATGTCATTTATCACTCGGTAGAAAATAGCTTCCGGCAGTATGCCACGATCTCATCCATCGAAAAAAAAATGCACGGGTATGATTTCTTCAGATGCAATAATTGTTACTTGGTCAATCTGGCGTATGTGCAAAGAGTACATGGATACACTGTTACATTAGATGGAGGCGTTGAGCTGCGGATCAGTCAGCCCAGAAAAAAAGCCTTTGTTAATAAACTAATGGAATATGTGAGAGAAAAAGATGAATAG
- a CDS encoding ATP-binding protein, protein MNSMISDFLVVYSKQIIIRSASLIEFVFCIFILTLPYQKSKGFWLKLCIMANLAIPLLLLVSYMNYHYPYLFPGVISTVVYLFVLSALCLLFKENFSELLFCLCGGIAIQMIVGRFYEIFIIVFKQNPYETLSPFKEMVPLRDWLVYSLTHCIFSISLALLFRRNKVYEHDRSNKVLIVIFSLIFIFVTVIINSLSRSFEGENSILDFIIRIFSILYALLTLLFRTRILETSKLKQDLLIMDELLYVEKKQFDNMRSEIELINMKCHDLRQQLSNISYKLTHQELESLNAAIEVYDTSLKTGSDILDVILYKKQLYCEKNQIRMSCMADGRCLSFISPTHLYSLLSNGIENALEAVQSVTHDKKRTISIAIGNESGIISIHITNYFNSDLIIRDDVIQTNKKNTDRHGFGIKSMRHITEQYNGTLTFHTDEDIFYLHIYFPRY, encoded by the coding sequence ATGAATAGTATGATTTCTGATTTTTTGGTTGTCTACTCCAAACAGATTATCATTCGATCGGCTAGTTTGATTGAATTTGTGTTTTGTATTTTTATTTTGACGCTGCCTTATCAAAAATCAAAAGGGTTTTGGTTAAAACTATGTATCATGGCTAACTTGGCGATTCCACTTCTATTGTTGGTATCTTATATGAATTATCATTATCCCTATCTATTTCCTGGAGTCATAAGTACTGTTGTCTATCTTTTCGTTTTGAGTGCTTTATGCTTACTATTTAAGGAAAACTTTTCAGAACTATTGTTTTGTCTCTGTGGCGGAATTGCGATCCAGATGATTGTAGGTCGGTTCTATGAAATATTCATTATTGTATTCAAACAAAATCCGTATGAAACACTTTCCCCCTTCAAGGAAATGGTTCCGTTACGGGATTGGTTAGTGTACTCCTTGACACATTGTATTTTTAGTATTTCACTCGCTTTACTTTTTCGTCGAAACAAAGTCTATGAACACGATAGAAGTAACAAGGTTTTAATTGTTATTTTTTCATTGATCTTTATTTTCGTCACTGTAATCATTAACTCGTTAAGTCGCTCCTTCGAGGGTGAAAATAGTATCTTGGATTTCATCATTCGAATTTTTTCAATTCTGTATGCTTTACTTACGTTATTATTTCGCACAAGAATATTAGAAACCAGCAAACTAAAACAGGATTTATTAATCATGGATGAACTACTCTATGTGGAGAAAAAACAGTTTGATAATATGCGAAGTGAAATAGAACTGATTAATATGAAATGTCACGATCTCCGTCAACAATTGTCAAATATCAGTTATAAACTGACACATCAAGAACTCGAGTCATTGAATGCTGCTATTGAAGTCTATGATACATCGTTGAAAACCGGTAGTGATATCCTCGACGTAATTCTCTATAAAAAGCAGCTTTATTGTGAAAAAAATCAGATTCGAATGAGTTGCATGGCTGATGGCCGATGTTTATCATTTATTTCACCCACTCATCTATACTCCCTCTTAAGCAATGGAATAGAAAATGCACTGGAGGCTGTCCAATCCGTAACCCATGATAAGAAGCGAACGATCTCTATTGCAATCGGAAATGAAAGCGGTATCATATCTATTCATATCACTAACTACTTTAATAGTGACCTGATTATTAGAGATGATGTGATACAAACGAATAAGAAAAACACAGATCGTCATGGCTTTGGTATTAAGAGCATGCGTCATATTACGGAACAATACAACGGAACTTTAACGTTTCACACGGACGAAGATATTTTTTATCTTCATATTTATTTCCCTAGATACTAA
- a CDS encoding DUF4179 domain-containing protein, translating to MTTNPEEKALLADAYQVKREKQHWNPADTTAAIQRGLAKARTKRSGRTVRIKWITAVLVTVLAAGWFLIGPLGNYGQQTATYTEPVTHWGVLEPFRGRLTSDMERATITSTLNNGYVQLVDQTVTSGIYQFTVNAVMADENRITVLYTARTDASQEIYSIVNTKMTDARTGYVLDNGNIGGVHFSNDKHTIYGRNTIERNRNKPLPEQVNLQFQLSSVVPDVVEYSENGEKERKYQFSKKMNLSFALDPKFSIPKTEILNVNRTFTVGGYEVMLSEVELSPLVTRVRFVFEPEQEIDYKTKLLISEVVQPLEIVTTTKNGKQTNLSMVSGGATGDGMMYSFSSNLLDNPKSMILKLRGKPDKVYDDLQEAKNDELGIKIK from the coding sequence ATGACCACTAACCCGGAGGAAAAAGCACTTCTTGCAGATGCATATCAGGTGAAAAGAGAGAAACAGCACTGGAATCCGGCGGACACGACTGCGGCAATTCAACGTGGTCTCGCAAAGGCCAGAACAAAACGCTCAGGTAGGACCGTTCGTATCAAATGGATCACGGCAGTGCTGGTTACGGTCTTGGCTGCAGGTTGGTTTCTTATAGGCCCGCTTGGAAACTATGGGCAACAAACGGCAACATATACTGAGCCTGTAACCCATTGGGGAGTACTAGAGCCCTTCCGTGGCCGGCTAACTTCGGATATGGAACGTGCTACGATTACTTCAACGCTCAATAATGGTTATGTGCAACTCGTGGATCAGACGGTTACATCGGGCATATATCAGTTTACCGTGAATGCAGTTATGGCAGATGAGAACAGGATAACCGTATTGTATACCGCCAGAACGGATGCTTCACAAGAGATATATTCGATCGTCAATACCAAGATGACGGATGCAAGAACAGGTTATGTCCTTGATAACGGAAATATAGGAGGGGTACATTTCTCAAATGATAAACATACTATCTATGGTCGGAATACAATTGAACGAAATCGAAACAAACCGTTGCCTGAGCAAGTGAATCTTCAGTTCCAGCTTTCTTCCGTTGTTCCGGATGTGGTGGAATATTCGGAAAACGGAGAGAAGGAACGGAAATATCAATTTTCCAAAAAAATGAATCTTTCTTTTGCACTGGATCCCAAATTCTCTATCCCCAAAACGGAAATCTTGAACGTTAATCGTACTTTTACCGTTGGGGGTTATGAAGTTATGTTGTCAGAAGTGGAATTATCACCGCTTGTGACTCGGGTTAGATTTGTTTTTGAGCCGGAGCAAGAGATCGATTACAAAACAAAGTTGTTGATCAGTGAGGTCGTTCAGCCTCTCGAGATTGTAACAACCACTAAAAACGGGAAACAGACCAATTTATCCATGGTAAGCGGGGGCGCAACAGGAGATGGAATGATGTATTCTTTCAGCAGCAATCTGTTGGACAATCCGAAGTCGATGATATTAAAACTTCGTGGCAAACCAGATAAGGTCTATGATGATTTACAGGAAGCCAAGAATGATGAACTGGGGATCAAAATCAAATAA
- a CDS encoding sigma-70 family RNA polymerase sigma factor has product METKAEMNQRIYVQTEDETAFVQSIMEHQDTLISIAYSYLRNRQDALEAVQEMTCRAWIKRRTLNNEKAFKSWIIRILIYVCIDEQRRRKRATPLAKEDIEDSIPASWMISVDDNRIAMESLLQKVKPKYRHVLLLKYYNDMTLTDIASILGKPEGTIKTWQHKGLQQLRKLMKNRRDWHDH; this is encoded by the coding sequence GTGGAAACAAAAGCAGAGATGAACCAGAGGATATATGTACAGACCGAAGACGAGACGGCATTTGTGCAATCCATTATGGAACATCAAGATACGCTCATTTCCATCGCCTACAGTTACCTGCGTAATCGGCAAGATGCGCTGGAAGCGGTACAGGAGATGACGTGCCGGGCTTGGATCAAACGGCGTACGCTGAACAATGAGAAGGCGTTCAAATCTTGGATCATTCGGATTCTGATCTATGTCTGCATCGATGAACAGAGGCGCCGCAAGCGGGCGACACCTCTGGCGAAGGAGGATATAGAGGACAGCATTCCGGCGTCTTGGATGATTAGCGTTGATGATAATCGAATCGCTATGGAATCTCTTTTGCAAAAGGTGAAACCGAAATATCGCCATGTATTATTGCTGAAATATTATAACGACATGACACTGACGGATATTGCCTCCATCCTCGGCAAACCGGAAGGTACGATCAAGACCTGGCAGCATAAGGGGCTCCAGCAGTTGCGCAAGTTGATGAAGAACAGGAGGGATTGGCATGACCACTAA